From Candidatus Zixiibacteriota bacterium, one genomic window encodes:
- a CDS encoding DUF1858 domain-containing protein, whose protein sequence is MAFVLSRDTLIEDLVQARPDAVGFLIEHGLPCVVCGEPFWGTLAELAQQKNFTDSQIESLIADFGRTHAETD, encoded by the coding sequence GTGGCGTTCGTATTAAGCAGGGACACATTGATCGAGGATCTGGTACAAGCCCGCCCGGATGCGGTGGGCTTTCTTATTGAGCATGGTCTGCCCTGTGTAGTGTGTGGCGAGCCATTTTGGGGCACACTGGCTGAACTGGCACAGCAGAAGAACTTCACCGACTCGCAGATCGAGTCCCTGATCGCGGATTTTGGGCGAACCCATGCCGAAACGGATTGA